The genomic interval CAAGCTGATCGCCAGTATTCCGGAAGTGGAAACGGTATTCGGCAAAATCGGCCGCGCCGAGACGGCCACCGATCCGGCCCCGCTGACCATGATTGAGACCTTTATCCAGTTCAAACCACGGGACCAGTGGCGACCCGGCGTGACCCCGGAGTCCCTGCGCCGGGAACTGGACAAAACCGTCAGACTTCCGGGCCTTACCAACGCCTGGGTCATGCCCATTAAAACCCGTATCGACATGCTATCCACGGGCATCAAGACCCCAGTCGGCATCAAAGTGGCCGGTCCTGACCTGGCGGTGATCCAGGGTATAGGGGAAGAGCTCGAAAGGGTATTGACTGACATACCCGGCACAGCCTCTGCGTTTTCCGAGCGGGTGGCCGGCGGACGGTACATCAAGGTGGATATCCAGCGCGAGGCTGCCGCCCGTTTCGGGCTGAACATCGCAGACATTCAATCCGTTGTACGCACCGCGATTGGCGGTATGAACGTGGCCAGCACAGTGGAGGGTCTGGAGCGCTACCCCATCAATCTGCGCTATCCCCAGGGTTACCGGGATTCGGTGGAGCAGATGCGCCTGCTGCCGATGGTGACACCCAACGGCCAGCGTATCGCGCTGGCGGATGTTGCGGATATCCGGATCGACAGGGGGCCGCCCATGATCAAGTCGGAAAACGCCCGTATCAATGGATGGACTCTGGTGGATATCGAGGGCCGGGATCTTGGCAGTTGGGTAACGGAGGCGCAGTCCGTGGTGCAGAAACAGATCGATCTGCCCGCCGGCTACTCCCTGGCCTGGTCCGGCCAATATGAGTATATGCAGCGTGCCAAGGAACGCCTGACGCTGGTAGTCCCGCTGACTCTGGCGATCATCATCATTCTGTTGTACCTGAACTTCCGCAACCTGACCGAGGTGGGCATTATCCTCGGCACCCTGCCATTCGGCATGATCGGCGGCATCTGGCTGATGTATCTGCTCGGTTACAACCTCTCCGTAGCCGTGGCCGTCGGTTTTATTGCCCTGGCCGGAGTCGCGGTGGAAATCGGTGTACTGATGCTGGTGTACCTGAACCAGTCCCTGCACAACGCTTTGGAGACCGTTGAACATCAGCCCGGGAAACTGTCGGCGGATGCCCTGCGCCAGGCGATCAGCCAGGGGGCTGCGCAACGGGTGCGTCCGATCATGATGACCTTCGCGGCCATTGTAGCTGGCCTGGTGCCCATCATGCTGGGCAGTGGCACCGGCTCGGAAGTGATGCAACGCATCGCCGGCCCGATGATCGGTGGCATGGTCACCACGCTGATCCTGACCTTGCTGCTGATTCCGGTGATTTTCTATCTCTGGCAGCGCGCCCGTTTGAAAAAGCTTGCCCAAAAAGGAGCGATCCAATGATTCGACGCCTTGGAATTCAGGCAACTCTGGCGGCATTCATCGCACTTTCGATGCCGGCTGTGGCGGAAACCCGTGAAACGTTGGAGCAATGGATTGCGGAGGCGCTGGCCAACAACGCCTCCCTGAGTGCGCAGCAAGCTGCAATCGAGGCAGCGGAGGCGAACGTGGAAGGTTCGGATACCTGGGCTGACCCTGTCGTCAAGTACGGCATTGCACCCGAAACGCTTGAAGGTCCCAATGTGGTCGGGCACCGGTTTGAGGTCAGTCAGAAGCTGCCCTGGCCGGATCAGCTATCGGCGTCCCGTGGCGCCTCGGAGGCGGGCGTGCGTGCGGCAAGACAGGACACCCTGTGGCAGACACGGAAACTGACTGCTTCCGTTAAGGAGGCCTATGCCCGCTTGTGGTATTCGGACCGGGCCATTGAGTTGCATCACGAGACCCGCGCCCTGGTGGAACAATTAGCGGATATAACCCGGCAAAGACTGGAATATGGCGAAGGTACCCAGAGCGAGTTGCTCAGGATAGAAACGGAACTGGACACTCTGGATGCGCAACTGGTTGAGCTTCAGGCTGAACAGGGTCGCCTCTCCGCCAGCCTGATTTCTTTATTGGGGCGTCGCCCGCAACCATCCGAGCTGGTGTTGCCCGTGCCTCCCCGCATGCCAATGGTGGCGGATATCCCCGTGGCAACTGATCACCCACTGGTTCAGGCCGCCAAGGCGCGAACCGCAAAAGCACGGGCCCGGCTGGATGCAGCGGAAGCCGATCGCAGACCCACATTTTCAGCCAGTGCGGGCTACAACAGCCTCTGGGCTGACGAAAGCAAGCGCTGGACGGTGGGCGTGGGCGTTCAGATTCCGCTCAGCGGGCAACGACAGAACAGTGCCGTTCGCAGGGCGGCGGCTGAAGTCTCTCAGCGACAGTGGCAAACCACTCAGGCCCACCGCGATTTGCTGGCGTCAATTGGTGATGTAAAGGCTTCCGTTCAGGCAGGCTACGGCCGCCTTGAAATTCTTGATCAGCGACACCTTCCCAACCAGCGCGCCCATTGGGAAGCCAACCTGAACGAGCTGGCCAGCGGCACGGGCAGACTGGAAGATGCCATCAACAGCGCAAGACAGCTCACTGGCGTAAAGCTCACCCGGGAAGCGGTCATTCGCGACCTGTTTAGTGCCAGGGCTCGCTACGAAGCCCTGCAAATCACCGGTGTATCAAACTAAAAGGAGATTAACCATGAAACTATTTTTGGTCGTGCTATCCACACTGATTCTGTTACCCGGGGTTGCGCTAGCGGCCCCCGAGAGTGGGTTCTGGGAGGCGTGCAATTCCATGATGTCTGGCATGGGCTGGATGATGCTGCCCATGATGATTATGCCGCTACTGCTGATCACGCTACTGGTGTTGGGCATCCTGGCACTGATCAAATACCTGCGAAATCGGTAAGCCCGGAGTTTAATCAGGGCATAAAAAACCGGGTTGAATTCGGGATATGGAAAGCCTTATGGGTTAATAGCTTTCCATTTCTCAACCCGGTTGTCGGCAAAGTTCACGCTCCACACCGCTCCATCGCGGCCAACGTCAACCGCCATCGCTGTGTGGCCGGGGTTCTCAGGTGGCGTTCCGAATGCGGTGAGATAG from Marinobacter sp. LA51 carries:
- a CDS encoding TolC family protein, which codes for MIRRLGIQATLAAFIALSMPAVAETRETLEQWIAEALANNASLSAQQAAIEAAEANVEGSDTWADPVVKYGIAPETLEGPNVVGHRFEVSQKLPWPDQLSASRGASEAGVRAARQDTLWQTRKLTASVKEAYARLWYSDRAIELHHETRALVEQLADITRQRLEYGEGTQSELLRIETELDTLDAQLVELQAEQGRLSASLISLLGRRPQPSELVLPVPPRMPMVADIPVATDHPLVQAAKARTAKARARLDAAEADRRPTFSASAGYNSLWADESKRWTVGVGVQIPLSGQRQNSAVRRAAAEVSQRQWQTTQAHRDLLASIGDVKASVQAGYGRLEILDQRHLPNQRAHWEANLNELASGTGRLEDAINSARQLTGVKLTREAVIRDLFSARARYEALQITGVSN